Proteins encoded by one window of Rissa tridactyla isolate bRisTri1 unplaced genomic scaffold, bRisTri1.patW.cur.20221130 scaffold_533, whole genome shotgun sequence:
- the TMEM167B gene encoding protein kish-B yields the protein MTNVYSLDGLLVFGLLLVCTCAYLRKVPRLRAWLLCEKRGVWGLFYKAAVIGTRLHVAVAVSCVLMAFYVLVVK from the exons TGTACTCGCTGGACGGGCTGCTGGTGTTCGGGCTGCTGCTGGTCTGCACCTGCGCCTACCTGCGGAAGGTGCCGCGGCTGCGCGCCTGGCTGCTCTGCGAGAAACGCGGCGTCTGGGGGCTCTTCTACAAGG CTGCTGTCATCGGCACCCGCCTGCACGTGGCGGTGGCCGTGTCCTGCGTCCTTATGGCTTTCTACGTCCTGGTGGTGAAGTGA
- the LOC128903623 gene encoding uncharacterized protein LOC128903623 isoform X1, translated as MPRTLSPKLLWVTLFFAVNPRHGVGSLTLRREGANEFVALGRSVARLFNLTNCWVCGGALGLESWPWTSLPVSPKWLVSGYGAVGNDTYWEEESTPSPWPVQYPAQGQYCLKRTQPGGTFLGTSVCNWTFTYANHPPPGSPYAVPTTQIDGLAAEGPRWAWVNESGHQKAFSGFWSPTNLTSRIDEPYGPELNTTCGWRNDAGAWFCRVTGRPHPRLPWQNLTVLSPLGTDNSTYFQVPSAPAGLFESGAKALKGHHWICGYRAYKALPANWTGVCYVGIIRPLFFLLSESGDPYVKPSHDLPRKKRSTEEGLPIPSSQRWEKDDWPLLRRLLETWKPNELINGAPEPIYNLNRIVQLRDGLEVSAGEMVRASDALANPAPRRRLVPDSRPAGGGDVWRTLNFDSNRCLKIDDNGRVVQEIASKIRELAHVPVQSWESRESEPFSWLPGAPGVKRSLFYALCAAAALLFALCLGLALRRFVRHVVTQRQPVAASSPDGVKYSRAADEPEFPAVKNG; from the coding sequence ATGCCTCGCACCCTCTCGCCCAAGCTGCTCTGGGTAACCCTTTTCTTCGCCGTCAATCCCCGGCATGGCGTCGGCTCCTTAACTCTTCGCCGAGAAGGGGCAAACGAGTTTGTAGCTTTAGGCCGCTCCGTCGCCCGCCTGTTTAATCTCACTAATTGCTGGGTGTGCGGAGGGGCGCTGGGCCTGGAGAGCTGGCCGTGGacctccctccccgtctctcccaAGTGGTTGGTGAGCGGTTACGGCGCCGTCGGGAACGACACCTACTGGGAAGAGGAAAGCACGCCGTCTCCTTGGCCGGTACAATACCCAGCCCAAGGCCAGTACTGTCTGAAACGCACCCAGCCGGGGGGGACTTTCCTGGGCACGAGTGTCTGTAACTGGACCTTCACCTACGCCAACCATCCGCCTCCCGGTAGCCCTTACGCCGTGCCCACCACCCAAATCGACGGCCTCGCAGCCGAGGGGCCCCGATGGGCATGGGTGAACGAATCGGGCCACCAGAAAGCGTTTTCCGGTTTTTGGTCCCCGACGAATCTGACCAGTCGCATCGACGAGCCGTACGGACCAGAACTAAACACCACGTGTGGCTGGAGGAACGACGCGGGCGCTTGGTTCTGCCGGGTTACGGGCAGaccccacccccggctcccctGGCAAAACCTGACGGTCCTCAGCCCTTTGGGAACGGACAATTCCACTTATTTTCAAGTGCCCTCCGCTCCCGCCGGGCTGTTCGAAAGCGGCGCCAAAGCTCTCAAAGGCCACCATTGGATTTGCGGCTATCGCGCTTATAAAGCCCTGCCGGCGAATTGGACGGGGGTTTGTTACGTCGGAATCATCCGgcctttgtttttcctcctctccgaAAGCGGCGATCCCTATGTCAAGCCGTCCCACGATCTCCCGCGGAAGAAACGATCGACGGAGGAGGGtctgcccatcccgagcagccaACGGTGGGAGAAAGACGACTGGCCCCTCCTCCGGCGACTCCTGGAAACCTGGAAGCCCAATGAGTTAATTAACGGTGCTCCGGAACCTATTTATAACCTAAACCGTATCGTGCAGCTCCGAGATGGTTTAGAAGTTTCTGCCGGCGAGATGGTGCGTGCCTCGGACGCGTTGGCAAACCCGGCCCCACGACGCCGCTTGGTTCCCGACTCCCGACCGGCCGGAGGAGGTGACGTTTGGAGGACGTTAAATTTTGATTCGAACCGTTGTTTAAAAATCGACGATAACGGTCGGGTCGTTCAAGAAATAGCCTCTAAAATAAGAGAATTAGCCCACGTCCCCGTTCAAAGCTGGGAAAGTCGGGAATCCGAGCCCTTCTCGTGGCTTCCAGGCGCCCCGGGGGTTAAGCGCAGCCTGTTTTACGCGCTGTGCGCCGCAGCAGCGTTGTTATTTGCGCTGTGTCTTGGCCTGGCTTTACGACGGTTCGTTCGGCACGTTGTAACCCAGAGACAGCCTGTAGCCGCCTCGTCGCCAGACGGCGTCAAGTACAGCCGTGCCGCGGACGAGCCGGAGTTTCCAGCTGTAAAAAATGGATGA
- the LOC128903621 gene encoding basic salivary proline-rich protein 4-like, whose translation MAGAANAVNAPAAATATATIGPVRAPAPRPRPPQTARPRARTCRHLPPPPPRPPPRGNGISPERHHRERSREPPPGTAPGTIPGNGTGNGTTTNGAGNHPRERHRERNHRQRYREGHRASPREPPPGNGTGNGTAGNGTGNHPWQRHREWHRRQRNHRERPPERNREQHREPPPGTALASPRERPPPGTEPPGTEPGTAPPGTAAGAIPGNGPGNGPGITPGNGTTGNGSGNHPRERPRERYHREWHRASLLGTEPPGMAPGTEPLGTAPGTTPGNGTGHHCWERNYREWHQERNPGGQNREPPPAPSIAPAMEPPGTTPGTAPAIIPGTGTRNGNPGNVIPAMAPGTGTGNGTPGNVILATAPDTTPQERNPRERIAGKGTGTGYPPRERNREWHRASPRGTLSQERPRVSHPGISTGNHPGNRSPPTPPVHRHREGPR comes from the exons ATGGCGGGGGCGGCCAATGCCGTTAATGCCCCGG CGGCGGCGACGGCGACGGCAACGATCGGCCCCGTGCGGGcaccggccccgcggccccgccccccgcaaacggcccggccccgcgcgcgCACCTGCCGCcacctgcccccgccccccccccgcccccccccccgcggcaaCGGCATCAGCCCGGAACGGCACCACCGGGAACGGAGCCGGGAACCACCCCCGGGAACGGCACCGGGAACCATCCCTGGCAACGGCACGGGGAACGGCACCACCACGAACGGAGCCGGGAACCACCCCCGGGAACGGCATCGGGAACGGAACCACCGGCAACGGTACCGGGAAGGACACCGGGCATCACCCCGGGAACCACCCCCGGGGAACGGCACCGGGAACGGAACCGCCGGCAACGGCACCGGGAACCATCCCTGGCAACGACACCGGGAATGGCACCGCCGGCAACGGAACCACCGGGAACGACCCCCGGAACGGAACCGGGAACAGCACCGGGAACCACCCCCGGGAACGGCACTGGCATCACCCCGGGAACGGCCCCCACCGGGAACGGAACCACCAGGAACGGAACCGGGAACAGCACCACCGGGAACGGCAGCAGGAGCCATCCCCGGGAACGGCCCCGGGAACGGCCCCGGCATCACCCCTGGGAACGGCACCACCGGGAACGGCAGCGGGAACCATCCCCGGGAGCGGCCCCGGGAACGGTACCACCGGGAATGGCACCGGGCATCACTCCTGGGAACGGAACCACCGGGAATGGCACCGGGAACGGAACCACTGGGAACGGCACCAGGAACCACCCCCGGGAACGGCACCGGGCATCACTGCTGGGAACGGAACTACCGGGAATGGCACCAGGAACGGAACCCCGGGGGACAGAACCGGGAACCACCCCCGGCACCGAGCATCGCCCCGGCAATGGAACCACCAGGAACGACCCCGGGAACGGCCCCGGCCATCATCCCCGGCACCGGCACCAGGAACGGTAACCCCGGGAACGTTATTCCGGCAATGGCACCGGGAACCGGCACTGGGAACGGCACTCCCGGGAATGTTATTCTGGCAACGGCCCCGGACACCACCCCCCAGGAACGGAACCCCCGGGAACGTATCGCCGGGAAAGGCACCGGCACCGGGTACCCTCCCCGGGAACGGAACCGGGAATGGCACCGGGCATCACCCCGGGGAACGTTATCCCAGGAACGGCCTCGGGTGTCCCACCCCGGGATCAGCACCGGGAATCACCCTGGGAAccgctcccctcccaccccccccgtgCACCGGCACCGGGAAGGACCCCGGtaa